One segment of Mycobacterium spongiae DNA contains the following:
- a CDS encoding SDR family NAD(P)-dependent oxidoreductase: MSLPKPSEQTPVVITGASSGIGVELARGLASRGFPLILVARRRERLEELASELGSAFSVAVEVLPLDLADAHGREQLAERLRNEEIAGLCNSAGFGTSGRFYELPPERESEQVTVNVLALMDMTRAVLPGMVERGAGAVLNIASIAGFQPIPFMAVYSASKAFVLTFSEAVQEELHGTGVSVTALCPGPVPTEWAEIASAERFSIPLAQVSPHDVAEAAIAGMLAGKRGVVPGLVPKFVSTSGRLAPRSLLLPAIRIGNRLRGGPSR; encoded by the coding sequence ATGAGCCTTCCCAAACCGAGTGAGCAGACCCCTGTTGTTATCACCGGCGCGTCGTCGGGGATCGGTGTCGAATTGGCGCGTGGCTTGGCCAGCCGCGGTTTCCCGCTGATTCTGGTGGCGCGGCGCCGCGAGCGCCTCGAGGAACTGGCCAGTGAATTAGGCAGCGCGTTCTCGGTCGCGGTCGAGGTCCTGCCCCTGGATTTGGCCGATGCGCACGGCCGGGAGCAGCTGGCCGAGCGGCTTCGTAACGAGGAAATCGCTGGTCTGTGTAATAGCGCAGGCTTTGGCACCAGCGGCCGGTTCTACGAGCTGCCGCCCGAACGCGAAAGCGAGCAGGTCACCGTCAACGTGCTGGCGCTGATGGACATGACTCGCGCGGTCCTGCCGGGCATGGTTGAGCGGGGCGCCGGTGCGGTGCTGAACATCGCATCGATCGCAGGTTTCCAGCCGATTCCGTTTATGGCCGTCTATTCGGCGAGCAAGGCATTCGTCCTGACGTTCTCGGAAGCTGTTCAGGAGGAGTTGCATGGAACCGGTGTGTCGGTCACCGCGCTCTGTCCGGGCCCGGTGCCCACCGAGTGGGCCGAGATCGCCAGCGCCGAGCGGTTCAGCATTCCTCTTGCCCAGGTCTCCCCGCATGACGTGGCCGAAGCGGCGATCGCGGGCATGCTCGCCGGCAAGCGCGGCGTGGTGCCCGGCTTGGTCCCCAAGTTCGTCTCCACCAGCGGCAGACTCGCACCACGCAGCTTGCTACTGCCCGCGATCCGGATCGGCAATCGACTGCGTGGCGGACCCAGTCGGTAG
- a CDS encoding type II toxin-antitoxin system Rv0910 family toxin, with protein sequence MAAVEMTADVPITPQDTWDHVSDLSELGEWLVMHEGWRCELPDELAEGIQIEGVARAKGMRNRVAWTVTTWDPPNELALSGSGKGGTNYSVTLTVHPANDGSTLGLRLELSGRALFGPVGSAAARAVKGDVQKSLKQFVERYG encoded by the coding sequence ATGGCCGCCGTTGAGATGACCGCTGATGTCCCAATCACGCCGCAGGACACGTGGGACCACGTTTCTGATCTGTCAGAGCTGGGGGAGTGGCTGGTCATGCACGAAGGGTGGCGTTGCGAGTTGCCCGATGAGCTAGCCGAAGGCATCCAGATCGAGGGTGTCGCGCGCGCTAAAGGGATGCGCAACCGGGTGGCGTGGACCGTGACCACGTGGGACCCACCCAACGAGCTTGCCCTGTCCGGCTCGGGGAAGGGTGGCACGAACTACAGCGTCACGCTTACCGTGCACCCTGCTAACGACGGGTCCACACTTGGTCTGCGTCTCGAGTTGTCCGGGCGAGCACTCTTCGGTCCAGTGGGTTCTGCGGCGGCGCGTGCGGTCAAGGGGGACGTGCAGAAGTCGCTGAAGCAGTTCGTCGAGCGGTACGGGTAG
- the dnaE gene encoding DNA polymerase III subunit alpha codes for MSGSVSRSFVHLHNHTEYSMLDGAAKITPMLAEVERLGMPAIGMTDHGNMFGASEFYNAVTKSGIKPIIGVEAYIAPASRFDTRRISWGDPSQKADDVSGSGSYTHLTMLAENATGLRNLFTLSSLASFEGQLSKWSRMDAELIAEHAEGIIITSGCPSGEVQTRLRLGQHREALEAAARWREIVGAENYFLELMDHGLTIERRVREGLLEIGRALNIPPLATNDCHYVTREAAHNHEALLCVQTGKTLSDPNRFKFDGDGYYLKSAAEMREIWDHEVPGACDSTLVIAERVQSYADVWAPRNRMPIFPLPDGHDEASWLRHEVDAGLRRRFPGGPPDVYRERVAYEIDVICAKGFPSYFLIVADLINYARSVGIRVGPGRGSAAGSLVAYALGITDIDPIPHGLLFERFLNPERTSMPDIDIDFDDRRRGEMVRYAADKWGHDRVAQVITFGTIKTKAALKDSARIHYGQPGFAIADRITKALPPAIMAKDIPLSGITDPDHERYKEAAEVRGLIETDPDVRTIYQTARGLEGLIRNAGVHACAVIMSSEPLTEVIPLWKRPQDGAIITGWDYPSCEAIGLLKMDFLGLRNLTIIGDAIDNIKANRGIDLDLESLPLNDPATFELLGRGETLGVFQLDGGPMRDLLRRMQPTGFEDIVAVLALYRPGPMGQNAHNDYADRKNGRQAIKPIHPELAGPLEEILAETYGLIVYQEQIMRIAQKVAGYSLARADILRKAMGKKKREVLDKEYEGFSEGMQASGFSAGAIKALWDTVLPFADYAFNKSHAAGYGLVSYWTAYLKANYPAEYMAGLLTSVGDDKDKAAVYLADCRKLGITVLPPDVNESGLNFASVGNDIRYGLGAVRNVGANVVGSLIQTRNDKGKFAEFSDYLNKIDISACNKKVTESLIKAGAFDSLGHARKGLFLVHTDAVDSVLGTKKAEAMGQFDLFGGSDAGADAVFTIKVPDDEWEDKHKLALEREMLGLYVSGHPLNRVAHLLSAQVDTAIPAILDGDVPNETQVRVGGILASVNRRVNKNGMPWASAQLEDLTGGIEVMFFPHTYSSYGADIADDAVVLVNAKVAVRDDRIALIANELVVPDFSGARADRPLAVSLPTRQCTVDKVSALKQVLARHPGTSQVHLRLISGDRITTLELDQSLRVTPSPALMGDLKELLGPGCLGG; via the coding sequence ATGAGCGGTTCTGTTTCGCGGTCCTTTGTGCACCTGCATAACCACACCGAGTATTCGATGCTGGACGGTGCCGCGAAGATCACCCCGATGCTCGCCGAGGTTGAGCGGTTGGGAATGCCCGCGATCGGGATGACCGACCACGGAAACATGTTCGGCGCCAGTGAGTTCTATAACGCGGTGACAAAGTCCGGGATCAAGCCGATCATCGGGGTGGAGGCGTATATCGCGCCCGCGTCTCGTTTCGATACCCGGCGCATCTCCTGGGGCGACCCCAGTCAAAAGGCCGACGATGTCTCCGGTAGTGGGTCCTACACACACCTGACGATGCTGGCCGAGAACGCCACCGGACTGCGCAACCTGTTCACGCTGTCCTCGCTGGCCTCCTTCGAGGGCCAGCTCAGCAAGTGGTCGCGCATGGATGCCGAGCTCATCGCCGAACATGCCGAGGGCATCATCATCACCAGCGGCTGCCCGTCGGGGGAAGTGCAGACGCGTCTTCGGCTCGGCCAGCACCGTGAAGCTCTCGAGGCGGCCGCCAGGTGGCGCGAGATCGTCGGTGCGGAGAACTACTTTCTGGAACTGATGGATCACGGGCTGACCATCGAACGACGGGTTCGGGAGGGGCTGCTCGAGATCGGTCGCGCGCTCAACATTCCGCCGCTGGCCACTAACGATTGCCACTACGTCACCCGCGAAGCCGCTCACAATCACGAGGCGCTGTTGTGCGTGCAGACCGGCAAGACGTTGTCAGATCCCAATCGCTTCAAGTTTGACGGCGACGGTTACTACCTCAAGTCGGCCGCCGAAATGCGCGAGATCTGGGACCACGAAGTTCCTGGTGCTTGTGATTCCACGCTGGTGATCGCCGAACGGGTCCAGTCCTACGCCGACGTATGGGCGCCGCGTAACCGGATGCCCATTTTCCCGCTGCCGGATGGGCACGACGAGGCGTCGTGGCTGCGTCACGAGGTGGATGCCGGGCTGCGCCGTAGGTTCCCAGGCGGTCCGCCCGATGTCTATCGCGAGCGCGTCGCCTACGAGATCGACGTCATCTGCGCCAAGGGCTTCCCGTCATACTTCTTGATCGTCGCCGACCTGATCAACTACGCGCGGTCGGTGGGCATCCGGGTTGGCCCGGGCCGAGGCTCCGCGGCGGGCTCGCTAGTGGCCTACGCGCTTGGCATCACCGACATCGACCCGATCCCACACGGACTGCTCTTCGAGCGGTTTCTCAATCCGGAGCGCACGTCGATGCCCGACATCGATATCGACTTCGACGACCGCCGCCGTGGCGAGATGGTGCGCTACGCCGCCGACAAGTGGGGCCACGACCGGGTCGCCCAGGTCATCACCTTCGGCACCATCAAAACGAAGGCGGCGTTGAAGGATTCGGCACGCATCCACTACGGCCAGCCCGGGTTCGCGATCGCCGACCGGATCACCAAGGCGCTGCCGCCGGCGATCATGGCCAAGGACATCCCACTGTCCGGCATCACCGACCCGGACCACGAGCGGTACAAGGAGGCCGCCGAGGTCCGCGGGCTGATCGAAACGGATCCCGACGTGCGCACCATTTACCAGACGGCGCGCGGTCTGGAGGGTCTGATCCGCAACGCCGGCGTGCACGCGTGCGCGGTGATCATGAGCAGCGAACCGTTGACGGAGGTCATTCCGCTGTGGAAGCGGCCGCAGGACGGGGCCATCATCACCGGTTGGGACTATCCCTCGTGCGAGGCGATCGGCCTGCTGAAGATGGACTTCCTGGGTCTGCGCAATTTGACGATCATCGGCGACGCCATCGACAACATCAAGGCCAACCGGGGTATCGACCTGGACCTGGAGTCGCTGCCGCTCAACGATCCGGCCACCTTTGAGCTGCTGGGCCGTGGTGAGACGCTGGGTGTGTTCCAACTCGACGGCGGGCCGATGCGCGACCTGCTGCGCCGAATGCAGCCCACCGGGTTCGAGGACATCGTCGCGGTGCTCGCGCTGTACCGGCCCGGACCGATGGGCCAAAACGCGCACAACGACTACGCCGACCGTAAGAACGGCCGCCAAGCGATCAAGCCGATCCACCCGGAGCTGGCCGGACCGCTTGAGGAGATTCTGGCCGAGACCTACGGCCTGATCGTTTACCAAGAGCAGATCATGCGTATCGCGCAGAAGGTGGCCGGCTACTCGCTGGCTCGAGCCGACATTCTGCGCAAGGCGATGGGCAAGAAGAAGCGCGAGGTGCTCGACAAAGAGTACGAAGGCTTCTCGGAAGGAATGCAGGCCAGCGGTTTTTCGGCGGGAGCTATCAAAGCGCTCTGGGACACCGTCCTGCCGTTCGCGGACTACGCCTTCAACAAGTCGCACGCCGCCGGCTATGGCTTGGTCTCCTATTGGACTGCCTACCTCAAGGCCAACTACCCGGCCGAGTACATGGCCGGTCTGTTGACCTCGGTTGGCGACGACAAGGACAAGGCGGCGGTCTATCTCGCCGACTGCCGCAAGCTGGGCATCACGGTGCTGCCGCCGGACGTCAACGAGTCGGGACTGAACTTTGCCTCGGTGGGTAACGACATCCGTTACGGCTTGGGTGCGGTGCGCAACGTCGGTGCCAACGTTGTCGGTTCGTTGATCCAAACCCGCAACGACAAGGGCAAGTTTGCTGAGTTCTCGGACTACCTGAACAAGATCGACATCTCGGCGTGCAATAAGAAGGTCACCGAGTCCCTGATCAAGGCGGGCGCGTTCGATTCGCTCGGGCACGCACGCAAGGGCCTCTTCTTGGTGCATACCGACGCCGTCGACTCTGTGCTGGGCACGAAGAAGGCCGAGGCCATGGGCCAGTTCGATCTGTTCGGTGGTAGCGATGCCGGCGCGGACGCGGTGTTCACGATCAAGGTGCCTGACGATGAGTGGGAGGACAAACACAAACTGGCCCTGGAGCGCGAGATGCTGGGGTTGTACGTGTCCGGGCATCCACTGAACCGGGTCGCGCACTTGCTGTCCGCTCAGGTCGACACCGCGATCCCGGCAATCCTCGATGGTGACGTTCCCAATGAGACCCAGGTGCGGGTCGGCGGCATCCTGGCTTCGGTGAACAGACGAGTCAACAAGAATGGGATGCCTTGGGCATCAGCGCAATTGGAAGACCTCACCGGTGGTATCGAGGTCATGTTCTTTCCGCATACCTACTCTAGCTACGGTGCCGACATCGCCGATGACGCGGTGGTGCTCGTCAACGCAAAGGTGGCCGTCCGTGACGACCGCATCGCGTTGATCGCCAACGAGCTAGTGGTGCCCGATTTCTCCGGAGCCCGCGCCGACCGGCCGCTGGCCGTGAGCCTGCCCACCCGCCAATGCACTGTCGACAAGGTCAGTGCACTCAAGCAGGTGCTGGCCCGCCATCCCGGCACCTCGCAGGTGCATTTGCGGTTGATCAGCGGGGACCGCATCACCACGCTAGAGCTTGATCAGTCGCTGCGAGTCACACCGTCACCGGCGCTCATGGGGGACTTGAAGGAGCTGCTGGGTCCGGGGTGTCTTGGCGGCTAG
- a CDS encoding TetR/AcrR family transcriptional regulator, which produces MSDDVRGVRRASGVIAAQILDTAERHFAVRGYAATSVSEIAAEVGVRAPAVYKHFDGKEDLYEAVIDRLLAPIQDLVRQAETAMQPEDMVGPLLRQNVANPNLARLLMHASLAGGMQMRALVQRRWRPVVREALGLVGRGESDDAASKAALMAFNNLMLGYVAMTPLHAAVLDTDPTSPELLDAQVALLERFAAKADIGASP; this is translated from the coding sequence ATGAGCGACGACGTGCGCGGGGTCCGCCGAGCCAGTGGGGTGATTGCCGCTCAGATTCTCGACACCGCGGAGCGCCACTTCGCCGTACGCGGCTATGCGGCCACGTCGGTCTCGGAGATCGCCGCCGAAGTGGGGGTGCGCGCACCGGCCGTCTACAAGCACTTTGATGGGAAAGAGGATCTTTACGAGGCCGTGATCGATAGGCTCCTAGCCCCAATACAGGACTTGGTCCGTCAAGCTGAGACAGCGATGCAACCTGAGGACATGGTCGGGCCGCTGTTGCGCCAGAATGTCGCCAATCCCAACCTTGCGCGGCTTCTCATGCACGCCAGTCTCGCCGGGGGGATGCAGATGCGGGCTCTCGTCCAGCGGCGGTGGCGTCCGGTCGTCCGCGAGGCGCTGGGCTTGGTGGGTAGGGGCGAATCGGACGACGCCGCGTCCAAGGCGGCGCTCATGGCGTTCAACAACCTCATGCTCGGTTATGTGGCAATGACGCCGTTGCACGCCGCGGTGCTCGACACTGACCCGACGTCCCCTGAACTCCTCGACGCGCAGGTAGCGCTCCTCGAGAGATTCGCCGCCAAGGCCGACATCGGCGCCTCGCCGTAG
- the fadD11 gene encoding fatty acid--CoA ligase FadD11: MTTTERPNTMCEAFQRVAAIDPDAVALRTPGATQTLTWRQYAEQVRQVAAGLAGLGVRRGDTVSLMMANRVEFYPLEVGAQHVGATSFSVYNTLPAEQLTYVFDNAGTKVVICEEQYVDRIRASGRDFEHIICIDGAPAGTLSVADLYAAASDDFDFESTWRAVAPDDVVTLIYTSGTTGNPKGVEMTHTNLLFEGYAVDDVFGMRFGDRVTSFLPSAHIADRLTGLYLHEMFGTQVTAVSDGRAIAAALPDVRPTVWGAVPRVWEKLKAGIEFAVSQETDDVKRQALAWGMSVAAKRSAALLAGEPMSEQVAAEWAKADDVVLSELRERLGLDQVRWAISGAAPIPKETLAFFDGIGISIAEIWGMSELSCVASASHPHDARLGTVGKLVPGLEGKIADDGEYLVRGPLVMKGYRKEPAKTAAAIDADGWLYTGDIVEVDADGYLTVVDRKKELIINAAGKNMSPANIENTILAACPMIGVMMAIGDGRPFNTALLVFDADSVGPYAAQHGLGQASPAALAANPELIARIADGVAAGNAKLSRVEQIKRFRVLPTLWEPGGDEITLTMKLKRRPIATKYAAEIEELYQPEPGPDVHEPAAAPSTQPA; this comes from the coding sequence ATGACCACAACCGAGCGTCCCAACACCATGTGCGAGGCATTCCAGCGCGTCGCGGCGATCGATCCGGACGCTGTCGCCCTTCGGACGCCCGGCGCCACCCAGACGTTGACGTGGCGGCAATATGCAGAGCAGGTGCGTCAGGTCGCCGCGGGCCTGGCCGGATTGGGCGTGCGACGTGGCGACACGGTTTCGTTGATGATGGCGAACCGGGTCGAGTTCTACCCACTCGAGGTCGGTGCTCAACACGTCGGTGCCACTTCGTTTTCGGTGTACAACACCTTGCCCGCTGAGCAGCTGACCTATGTGTTCGACAATGCCGGGACCAAGGTGGTGATCTGCGAGGAACAGTACGTCGACCGGATCCGCGCCAGCGGCAGGGACTTTGAGCACATCATCTGCATCGACGGTGCGCCCGCTGGCACGCTATCGGTGGCCGACCTCTATGCCGCCGCCTCCGACGATTTCGACTTCGAGTCGACATGGCGCGCGGTGGCCCCCGACGACGTCGTCACGCTGATTTACACATCCGGCACCACCGGAAACCCCAAGGGTGTGGAGATGACTCACACCAATCTGCTGTTCGAGGGCTACGCCGTTGACGACGTGTTCGGGATGCGCTTCGGTGATCGGGTGACATCATTCCTGCCATCAGCCCACATCGCCGACCGGCTGACCGGCCTGTACCTCCATGAGATGTTTGGCACCCAGGTCACCGCGGTGTCCGACGGCCGCGCGATCGCGGCCGCACTGCCTGACGTGCGGCCCACCGTCTGGGGTGCGGTGCCCCGAGTATGGGAAAAGCTGAAGGCTGGAATCGAATTCGCGGTCAGTCAGGAAACGGACGACGTGAAGCGGCAGGCCTTGGCATGGGGGATGTCAGTAGCCGCCAAACGCTCGGCTGCCCTGCTCGCCGGCGAACCGATGTCGGAACAGGTGGCCGCCGAATGGGCCAAAGCCGACGACGTGGTGCTGTCTGAGTTGCGTGAGCGGCTCGGCCTGGATCAGGTTCGATGGGCGATATCGGGGGCGGCGCCCATCCCGAAGGAAACGCTGGCTTTCTTCGACGGCATTGGCATCTCGATCGCCGAGATCTGGGGCATGTCGGAGCTCAGTTGCGTCGCTAGCGCGAGCCATCCTCATGATGCGCGCCTCGGTACCGTAGGCAAGCTGGTTCCCGGATTGGAAGGCAAGATCGCCGATGACGGCGAGTACCTGGTTCGCGGCCCGCTGGTAATGAAGGGTTACCGCAAGGAACCGGCCAAGACCGCGGCGGCGATCGACGCCGACGGCTGGCTGTATACGGGCGACATAGTCGAGGTCGACGCCGATGGGTATCTGACGGTGGTCGACCGCAAGAAGGAGTTGATCATCAATGCGGCCGGGAAGAACATGTCTCCGGCCAACATCGAGAACACCATCCTGGCGGCATGCCCGATGATCGGCGTCATGATGGCGATCGGTGACGGCCGACCCTTCAACACCGCCCTTCTGGTCTTCGATGCTGACTCGGTCGGACCTTACGCGGCCCAGCATGGCCTCGGCCAGGCCTCGCCCGCGGCGCTGGCAGCCAACCCGGAGCTGATCGCGCGGATCGCCGACGGTGTTGCGGCGGGCAACGCCAAGTTGTCCCGCGTGGAACAGATCAAGCGGTTTCGGGTGTTGCCGACGTTGTGGGAGCCCGGCGGTGATGAGATAACACTGACCATGAAACTCAAACGTCGGCCTATTGCCACCAAATACGCTGCAGAGATCGAAGAGCTTTACCAGCCCGAGCCCGGACCCGACGTTCACGAGCCGGCGGCCGCACCGTCGACGCAACCGGCATGA